Sequence from the Qipengyuania pelagi genome:
CCCCTGGACCAGCGAGATCGTGAAGAAGACGCGCAAGCCCTGGATCGCGGCGGTGAACGGCTTTGCCTTGGGCGGCGGATGCGAGCTGGCCATGATGGCCGATTTCATCATCGCGAGCGAGAACGCCAAGTTCGGCCAGCCCGAAATCAATCTCGGCGTCGCGCCCGGCATGGGCGGATCGCAGCGCCTGACCAAGGCGATCGGCAAGTCCAAGGCGATGGAAATGTGCCTGACGGGCCGGATGATGGGCGCCGAAGAGGCGGAGCGCAGCAATCTGGTGGTGCGCGTGGTGCCGCATGACGAGCTGCTGGGCGACGCGCTCAAGACCGCGGCGACCATCGCCAGCAAGCCGCCCATGGCCGCGATCGCCAACAAGGAAATGGTCAACGCCGCCTTCGAAACTTCACTCGATCAGGGCCTGATCGTGGAACGCCGCATCTTCCAGATCCTCGCCGCGAGCGAGGACAAGAAGGAGGGCATGGCGGCCTTCGTGGAGAAGCGCGAAGGTAAGTGGAAGGGGCGGTAAAACAAACCCCTCCCCTGAAGGGGAGCGGAGGAGCCGCGAAGCGGCGGAGGGGTGGGGAATGGCATGGAGCAAGCCTCGATTGACATCCCCCACCCCAACCCCTCCCCTGAAGGGGAGGGGCTTAGTGGAGAGAGAACATGAAAATCGCCTTTATCGGCCTCGGCAATATGGGCGGCGGAATGGCCGCGAACCTCGTGAAGGCGGGGCACTCGGTGCACGCCTTCGACCTCAGCGCTGACGCGCTCGACGCCGCGAAGACGAATGGCTGCACACCCTTCACCGATGCGGGCGAGGCCTGTGCGGAGGTCGAGGCGGTCGTCACCATGCTGCCCAATGGCGGGATCGTGAAGTCGGTCTATGAGGGCAGCGTCATCGGCACCGCACCGGCTGGCGCGGTGCTGCTCGACTGTTCGACCATTGACGTCGCCACCGCGAAGGAGACGATCGCGGCCGCCGAAAACGCAGGCTATGCCATGGTCGATGCGCCGGTTTCCGGCGGGATCGCGGCGGCGAATGGCGGTACGCTGACCTTCATGGTCGGCGGAAGCGAGGAAGCGTTCGAGCGCGCGAAACCCGTGCTCGAAGCCATGGGCAAGGCCGTGATCCACGCAGGCGATGCGGGAGCTGGGCAGACGGCGAAGATCTGCAACAATATGCTCCTCGCCATCACCATGATCGGCACGTCCGAAGCGATGAAGATGGCCGAGAAATTGGGCCTTGATCCGCAGAAATTCTACGAAATCTCGTCGCAATCCTCGGGCTATAACTGGTCGCTCAACGCCTACACCCCGCTACCCGGCGTGGGCGTCGAGAGCCCGGCGGACAAGGACTATCAGGGCGGCTTCGCCACCGCGCTGATGCTCAAGGATCTGCGGCTCGCGATGGAGGCAGCCGAAAATTCCGATGCCCCCGTGCCGCTGGGTGCGCGCGCCGCCTCGCTTTACGAGGATTTCGCGGGCGCGGGCAATGGCGGGCTCGATTTCTCGGCGATTATCAAGACCTACAAGTAATTCCACCACCGTCATTGCGAGCGACCGCAAGGTCGCGCGGCAATCCAGGGCAATTCACGAACACCCTGGATTGCCGCGGAGACTTTGTCTCCTCGCAATGACGATCAGGCATGGATCGCGGCGAGGATCGCTTCGAGCCATTCGCGCGGGGCGCGACGCCTGCCGATATCGGCGACGAATTCCTGCCCGCGCGCGACGCTCTTTAGCCGCTTGCCGGGCAGCCAGCGATCCGCGCGATCATGATAGCTCAACCCTCCGGGCTTGAGCCAGCCCGGTCGATTCCACAGGGTCAGCGGGCCTTCCGGGACCGTCAGGCGCAGCACATCGCACGCCGTCCGCGCCACGCGCCCCGGCCCGCGATAGATCGTGTCGTTCCTCCCGTGCATGGCGAGCGCGTGCGGATGGCCGAGCGCGACGAGATCGCCGGGCACGTTTTCCGCCAGCGAGATCATCTCCTCGATCTTCAGATAGCCGAAGATGCGGTGGTGCGGCGCCTCGCCGTCCCTGCGGAACAGGCCGAAGAACAGGAACACGTCGCCCTGCCCCACGCCCTGGTTGGCCAGATGGGTCTGCGCGGCACCGACCTGTCCGAAGGCGCAGGTGCCGTCATCGAGGAACATCGGATCGTGATGGCACAAATCCTCCGGCCCGACCCTGCCCCGGCTGGCGCGCGAGGCGTGGTCGCCCAGCCCGAGATCGCGATAGCTGGTGCGCGAAGCCACGCCCGCCGGGATCGGCAGGCTGAGCGGAAATCCGCCGTTCGGGCCATCCACGATCGGCGAGGGTCCGCCGCCCGATCCGCTGTCGAACCCCTTGCGGCTGAAGACGATCCTCATGCCGCGCCGCGCGTCAGCGGCCCCCGACCTCGCTTCGGACCGCGCGGCCGCCCGGCGCCAGCTCGCCCTGCCAGGCCAGCAACGGCTTCCTCGCCGCCTGCGTTTCGTCGAGACGACGGCGCGGCGCGTAATGCGGGGCGCTCTTCATGCTTTCATCGCCCGCGATCGCGCGTTCGGCCACGCTGCGCAGTGCCATGATGAACTGGTCGAGCGCGGCCTTGCTCTCGGTCTCGGTCGGTTCGACCAGCATCGCGCCGTGGACGACGAGCGGGAAATACATCGTCATCGGATGATACCCCTCGTCGATCAGCGCCTTGGCGAGATCGAGAGTCGAGAGACCTTCGGCAAAGCCCTTATCGCCGAACAGCGCCTCGTGCATACACGGCCCGCTATGCGCGAAGGGCGCGTGCAGCAGGTCTTCGAGGCTGCGCAGCACGTAATTGGCGTTGAGCACGGCGTCTTCGGCGACCTGCCGCAACCCGTCCGCGCCGTGGCTGAGGATGTAGGTCAGCGCGCGGGTGAACATGCCCATCTGGCCGTGAAAGGCGGTCATCCGCCCGAAGCTCTGCATCTTGCCGCCGAAATGCTCTTCGGAGAAGCTGTCGGCGTCCTCTTCCTCGACCAGATGCACCACGCCATCCGCCGTGCGTGCGGTATAGGGGAGCGGTGCGAAGGGGCTGAGCGCTTCGGACAGCACCACCGGACCCGAACCCGGCCCGCCCCCGCCATGGGGCGTCGAAAAGGTCTTGTGGAGGTTGATGTGCATCGCATCGACGCCGAGGTCGCCGGGGCGCACCCGGCCGACGATGGCGTTGAAATTGGCCCCGTCGCAATAGACGTAACCACCCGCTGCATGGACCGCGTCGGAAATCGCCTTCATGTCCCGCTCGAACAGGCCGCAGGTGTTGGGATTGGTGATCATCACCCCCGCCACGTCCGGTCCGAGCCGCGCCTTCAGGGCTTCGAGATCGACGCGCCCTTCGCTGGTCGCCGGGATATCCTCCACCCGGTAACCCGCAAAGGCGGCCGTGGCGGGATTGGTCCCGTGCGCGCTTTCGGGCACGAGGATGACCTCGCGCGCATCGCCCTTGGCTTCCAGCGCGGCGCGGATGCAGAGGATGCCGCACAATTCGCCATGCGCGCCCGCTTTGGGGCTCATCGCGACGCCGTGCATTCCGGTCAGCGTGATCAGCCAGTGCGCCAATTCGTTGACCACTTCGAGCGCGCCGCGCACGGTATCGACCGGCTGCAAGGGGTGGACATCGGCGAAACCGGGCATTCGCGCGACCTTTTCGTTGAGGCGCGGATTGTGCTTCATCGTGCAGCTGCCGAGCGGAAACAGGCCCAGATCGATGGCGTAGTTCTGGCGGCTGAGGCGCGTGTAATGGCGCACGGTTTCCGGCTCGGTCAGGCCGGGCAGGCCGATCGGTTCGGAGCGGGCGAGATCGCCGAGGCGGCTCGAAAGCCCCTCCTCTTCAGGGGAGGGGTTGGGGTGGGGGCTGTCATCAGACGAAGCGCCTCTGTCGTTACAGGCCCCACCCCCGGCCCCTCCCCTAAAGGGGAGGGGAGACGCGAAATCGACGCCGGTCGTGTCGGGGCCACCGATTTCGAAGATCAACGGCTCTTCCAGCATCAGCGCGCGATTACCGGTGACGGTGTCGGGGCCGCTGACGGCGTTATGGCCTTCGACCGGAGTGCCTGGCTTCCAGCCGGACTTGTTGGGCGCGTTCATGACAGGGCTCCTTCCAGAGCGGAGGCGAGCGTTTCGATATCCTCCTCGGTGGTGGTCTCGGTCACCGCGACCAGCAGACCGTCCGCCAGCGCGTCATTGCCGGGGAACAGCCGCCCGAGCGAGACGCCCGCCAGCACGCCGTCTTCGGCCAGCTTGCGCACGACGGCGCGCGCATCCTGTCCGATCCGCACCGTGAACTCGTTGAAGAAATTGTCGTTCAGCACGCTCACCCCCGGCACCTTGGCCAGACGATCGGCGGCGATGCAGGCGAGGCGGTGGTTTTCCGCCGCAAGCGCGCGCAGGCCCTTCTCTCCCAGCAGCGTCATATGCACGCTGAAGGCGAGCGCGCAGAGGCCCGAATTGGTGCAGATATTGCTCGTCGCCTTCTCGCGCCGGATATGCTGTTCGCGGGTCGAGAGCGTGAGGACGAAGCCGCGCTTGCCCTCCGCATCCACCGTTTCTCCGCACAGGCGACCCGGCATCTGGCGGACATGCTTGGGATCGCGCACGGCGAAGAGGCCCAGATACGGCCCGCCGAACTGGAGGCCGACGCCGATCGCCTGGCCTTCGCCCACGACGATGTCCGCGCCCTGCTCGCCCGGCGATTTCACCGCGCCCAGCGCCACCGGCTCGGTATTGAGGACGACCAGCAGCGCGCCTTTCTCATGCGCCGCGTCCGCGATCTCCTGAAGGTTCGGCAGACGACCGAGGATGTCGGGATATTGCACGACGACGCAGCTCGTCTTGTCGTCGATCCGCGCGATCAGGCCCTGATTGTCGGGCGCGGATTGCAGAGCAGGCTCGGCCCCCGCGATCGCGTCCTCGGTGAACTTCGCCATGGTGCGCACGACCTCGGCGTAATGGGGGTGCAGGGCGCCCGAGAGCACCACGCGATCGCGCTTGGTGATGCGCGCCGCCATCGCCACCGCTTCCCAGCAGGCGGTCGACCCGTCATACATCGATGCGTTCGCCACCGCGCAGCCATAGAGGCGCGCGACCTGGCTCTGGAATTCGAACAGCATCTGCAACGTGCCCTGCGCGATTTCCGGCTGGTAGGGCGTGTAGGCGGTCAGGAATTCCCCGCGCTGGATGATGTGATCGACGCTGGCCGGAACGTGGTGGCGATAGGCCCCGGCCCCGAGGAAGAACGGCGCGTCCGCTGCGGCGAGGTTCTTCTTCGAGAGCCGCCGCATATGCTTTTCGACCGCCATTTCGCTGGCATGCATCGGCAGGCCGTGGATCGGGCCGGTGAGGCGCGCCTCTTCGGGGACGTCCACGAACAGATCGTCGATCGACGAGGCGCCGACTTTTTCGAGCATCGCACCGCGATCGGCGTCGGTCAGGGGTAGGTAGCGCATGGTTACTCCTAAGGCCCCCTCCCGCATCGGGAGGGGGAAGCAGGCTCACAGCCCGTCGCAGAAGCTCTTATAGGCGGCTTCGTCCATCAGACCGTCCAGCTCGCCCTTGTCGGCGATGGTCAGCTTGAAGAACCAGCCATCGGCTTCGGGCGAGGAATTGACCAGCGCCGGGTCCTCGTCGAGCGCCTGGTTCGCTTCGGTCACTTCGCCGGTGATGGGCGCATAGACATCGCTTGCCGCCTTGACGCTTTCGACCACGGCGGCGTCCTTGCCCTTCGCAACCTGCGCTCCCGTATCGGGCAGTTCGACGAACACTATGTCGCCCAATTGCTCCTGCGCGTAATCGGTGATCCCAACGGTTGCGATGTCGCCATCGACATCGATCCATTCGTGTTCTTCGGTGAAATAACGGGCCATCGGTCAGTTTCCTCTGTGATAGCGATGGGGGACGAAGGGGAGCTTGGCGACCTTAGCGGGCAGTCGCTTGTTACGAACCTCGACGGTGAGTTCGGTTCCCTCACCTGCATGATCGCTCATGACATAGCCCATGGCGATCGGGTGGCCGAGCGTGGGCGAGAAGCCGCCGCTGGTGACGCGGCCGACCGCATCCTCGCCGTGATAGATCACCGCACCCTCGCGCGCGGGCAGGCGGCCTTCGAGGACGAGGCCCACGCGCTTGTCGGCGCAGCCATCGGCCAGTTTCACCGCGCAGGCGGAGTGGCCCATCCAGCCGCCGCTCTCGCGCCGCGTCTTGGTCAGCGCGAAGGTGAGGTCGGCGGTAACGGGGTCGATATCGGCGGTGAGGTCGTGCCCATAGAGCGGCAGGCCCGCTTCGAGGCGCAGCGAATCGCGCGCGCCCAGGCCCGCCGGGCGCACCTCGATCTCCGCGCAGAGGCGATTGGCGAGCGATTCGACGAATTCCGCAGGAACCGAGATTTCGAACCCGTCCTCGCCCGTATAGCCCGCGCGCGTGATCCGCAGCGGCCATTCGCCGAACTGGTAAAGGGTCGATTGCATGAAGACGAGATCATCGGGCACGCCGCGCATCACCCGCCCCAGCGCCGTCGCCGCCTTGGGGCCCTGAAGGGCGATCAGCGCCTGATCGTCCATATGGGTCAGCGTGACATCGTCCGACAAATGTTCGCGCAAATGGGCGATATCATCCCACTTCATCGCGCCGTTAACGACGACGTAATAGGCCGGTTCGCCCCAATGGCCTTCGGTGCCAGCTTCTTCGTCGCCCTTGATCCAGGGGGTGGCGTTGGTGACCATCAGATCGTCGAGGATGCCGCCCTCGTCATTGAGCAGCAGCGAATAGCGCACCCGGCCCGGCTTCAGCGAGGCGATGGCGCCCGGCAGCAGCTTTTCCAGTTCCGCAGCCGCATTCTCGCCCGTGACCATCAGCTGGCCCATATGGCTGACATCGAACAGGCCCGCCTGGTCGCGCGTCCAGTCATGCTCGGCGACGATGCCGCCGCCCTGTTCCTTGTTGTACTGGATCGGCATCTGATAGCCCGCGAAGGGCACCATGCGCGCGCCCTTCTGGCGGTGCCAGGCATCCAGCGGCAGCATCTCGGTGGTTTCGGGCGTATCGCCGGTGTCGTCGCTCATATCAGGCCCCGCAAGCATGGTGGCGCCGCAAACGGCGCAATCGAAATCCATGCCCCCTCTGTCGGGAAACCTGAGAGCTTAGCCGGCCATGACGGTTGCCCGTGACAGCTGGCATTCCCCTTCGGTGGCCGCCAGCGGTTCGCACCGCGAGCAACGCTTTCCAGAGTGTCGAGGGCCCGCGCGGTCCCTTTGCCTGAGAGTTTCCGGGGCGGTTGCTCCTTCGGCGCCGCCGGGCCGACCGGAACCGGCCTGCCCCGCGAGCTCTCCCGCGCGCGCCCGCCACAGAATCGCTTCCGCAGCAGACCGCTATCCGGTGGACGTTTCGCGCACGCCGGTCAATCGGCAAACGGCGCGGATCGGCGCTTTTGCTCAGGTCAGAGGGCTTACGCGTTGAGCCACAGGAGATAGAGCGCCGACAGCACGATCCACGCCCCGTCCAGCGTCTTCAACCGCTTCGCGCCCAGCCACAAGGCGACAGGCCGCGCCAAGAAGCCGCCCAGCATGGCGGCGGGCGCCGCGAGCAGGACGACCTCCCACTGGATCGTGCCCGCTTCGATATGCCACACGGCTCCGGCGATCACGCTGACGGCCGAGATCACGCAGGCCGCCCCAGTGCACAGCAGCACGGGATAATGGCGGATGAAGAGATAGAGCGCCACCAGCTCACCCACGCCGACCGAGAACAGCGCCGTGATCGGGCCACCAACGAGGCCGATAGCGACCAGCACGAACAGATCGCCCCCTGCTAACCGATCGCGCTCCTGCCGCCGCGCATTCACCGTCCAGGTCGCGAGGATGAGAGCGCTGCCGAGCAGGATGGAAAAGCCCTTATAGGCGAGCAGGACCGCGTGCTGGTCGAGGCTGGCGAGCCGCTGGGTCAGCAGCATTCCGGGGAGCGACAGCGCCAGGACACACAGGACGACGCGCGCGAAATCCCGTATCCTCACGCTTGCTTCGAAAGCGCCCGGCTCCGGCTGGTGCAGCAGCCGGTCGGTCCAGCGCAGCGCCCCCATGCTCATTCCGAAGCTCTGGATCGCCATCGACACGCCGACCACCTGCAAGGGCGCGAGCGCCATCACGTCGAGTTCGCGCAGGGCGTTGAAAACCGGCACGAACACCACGCCGCCGCCCGTCCCCGACGTATTCGCAATGATCGCCCCGACGAGCCCGACTGCGGGCAGGAACCACAGGCTGCCCAGCAAGGCGGGCGAAACCGGGACCAGCAGCCAGAGCGCTGCGTAGGCAAACAGCAGCACCGCGCCGCCGATCAGGACGATGCGGCCGGGCGGCACCCTGCTCAGTCGAGATTGGGCCGCAGCCATCTTTCCGCCGTGGCGAGATCGACTCCGCGCCGCCGCGCGTAATCCTCGAGCTGGTCGCGCCCGATCCGCGCGACGCCGAAATATTCGCTTTCGGGATGTCCGAAATAGAACCCGCTCACCGCCGCGGTCGGCCACATGGCGAAGCTTTCGGTCAGGGTCAGCCCCGCATTCTCCGGCGCGTCGAGCAGATCGAACAGGATCGGCTTCAACGAGTGATCCGGGCAGGCAGGATAGCCGGGCGCCGGGCGGATACCGCGATACTCTTCCTTGATAAGCGCCTGATTGGTCAGCTGTTCGTGCGGCGCATAACCCCACAGATCGGTGCGCACATATTGATGCAGTCGCTCCGCGAAGGCTTCGGCGAAGCGATCGGCCAGCGCCTTCAGGAGGATATCCGAATAATCGTCCTTATCGGCGCGGAAGCGTTCGGAATGCGGATCGATCCCGTGAATGCCGACCGCGAAGCCGCCCATCCAGTCACCCGCCGGATCGATGAAATCGGCAAGGCACATATTGGCCCGCTCGCGCGATTTCTTGACCTGCTGGCGCAGGAAGGGGAGCGTGACATGGCCGCTGTCGAGATGGAGCGTGATGTCGTCGCCATCGCGCGCGCAGGGCCAGAAACCGCAGACGCCGCGCGCGGTCAGCCATTTCTCCGCGATGATCCGGTCGAGCATCGCATTGGCATCGGCGAACAATTGCGTCGCCGTCTCGCCCACCACCTCGTCGTCCAGGATCTTGGGATAGGTCCCGTGCAGTTCCCAAGCGCGGAAGAACGGGGTCCAGTCGATATAGTCGCGCAATTCCGCGAGATCCCAATCGGGAAAGACGTGACGCCCCGGCTGGAGCGGGGGCGCGGCCTTGTCCGACAGATAGATGTCGAAGAAATTGGCGCGCGCCTCTTCGAGCGACAGCAGGACGCTTTTCGACTGGCCTTCGCGCGCCTTCCTGACCTTGACGTATTCGCCCGCCGTGTCGGTGACGAAATCGTCGCGCTGGGTGTCCGACAGAAGCCGGCTCGCGACGCCGACGGCGCGGCTGGCATCGAGGACGTGGATCACCGGGCCTTCATAGGCCGGATCGATCCGCAGCGCCGTGTGCACCTTGCTCGTGGTCGCCCCGCCGATCAGCAGCGGCATGGTCATCTTCGCGGACTGCATTTCCTGCGCCACAGTCACCATTTCGTCCAGCGACGGGGTGATGAGGCCCGACAGCCCGATCATGTCGGCCTGGTTCTCGTTCGCCGCCGCGAGAATCTGCGACCAGGGCACCATGACGCCCAGATCGACCACCTCGTACCCGTTGCACTGCAACACCACGCCGACGATGTTCTTGCCGATATCGTGGACGTCGCCCTTTACCGTGGCCATGATGATGGTGCCCTTGGCCTTGGCGCCCGGTTCCTTGCTCGCCTCGATGAAGGGGATGAGGTGCGCGACCGCTTTCTTCATCACGCGCGCCGATTTGACGACCTGCGGCAGGAACATCTTGCCCGATCCGAACAGGTCGCCGACGACGTTCATCCCGTCCATCAGCGGGCCTTCGATGACCTCGATGGGCCGCGCGAATTGCTGCCGCGCTTCCTCGGTATCGGCGACGACATGCGCGTCGATGCCCTTGACCAGCGCGTGCTCCAGCCGGCGCTTCACGTCCCAGCCGCGCCATTCCTCCGCCGCCTTCTCGTCCGCCGCACTCTTGCTGCGATAGCTTTCGGCAAGGTCGATCAGACGTTCGGTCGCGTCCTTACGGCGCATGAGGATCACGTCCTCGCACGCCTCGCGCAGTTCCGGGTCGATCTGGTCGTAAACGTCGAGCTGACCGGCATTCACGATCGCCATGTCGAGCCCGGCGGGGATCGCGTGATAGAGGAAGACCGAATGCATCGCGCGGCGCACGGTCTCGTTGCCGCGAAAGCTGAAGCTCAGATTGGACAGGCCGCCGCTGGTCTTCGCCTTGGGGCAGCGGCGCTTGATTTCGGCCACTGCTTCGAGGAAATCGAGGCCATACCGGTCATGCTCCTCGATCCCCGTGGCGACCGCGAAGATGTTGGGATCGAAGATGATATCCTCGGGCGGGAAGCCTATCCCGACGAGCAGGTCATAGGCGCGCGAACAGATTTCGACCTTGCGCGCCTTGGTATCGGCCTGTCCCGTTTCGTCGAACGCCATGACCACGACCGCCGCCCCATAATCGCGACAGATACGAGCGTGTTCGAGGAAGGGCTCCTCGCCCTCCTTCATCGAGATCGAATTGACGATCGGCTTGCCGCTGACGCATTTCAGACCTGCCTCGATCACGTCGAATTTGGAGCTGTCGATCATCACCGGCACGCGTGCGATATCGGGCTCGGCGGCGATCAGCTTGAGAAAAGTGGTCATCGCCTGCTTCGCGTCGAGCAGGCCCTCGTCCATATTGATGTCGATGATCTGCGCGCCGTTCTCGACCTGCTCGCGCGCGACCTCCACGGCTGGTTCATAATCGCCCGCCATGATCAGCTTCTTGAAGCGCGCCGATCCGGTGACATTGGTGCGCTCGCCGATATTGACGAAGCGGGCGGTGGTAAGATCGCTCATGGAATGCTCAGACCTGTTCGAGATCGCGCGCCAGCACGACGTCGTCATAAAGAGTGCCGCCGACATCGAAGCGGCGCGTTGCGATCTGGCGGAAGCCGTGCTTCGCATAGAAGCCGATCGCGCGGTGATTGTCGTCCTTCACGCCCAGCAGCAGGCGCGAATGCTCCGCTGCTCCGGCGATGACGCTCGCCAGCAAGCGCGCTGCCGTATCGCCGCCATGAAAGCGGGAGAGAAGGTAGATTTTCTTGAGCTCGATATCGCCCGGTCCCGAAGCGTCGAGTTCCGGCGCAGTCAGCATCGCATAGCCGACCGGCGCGCCGTCGAGTTCCGCCAGCCAAGCTCGCGCACCGCCTGCCAATCGCTCGCGCAGGTGATCGACCGCGTGATGGCGCGCGCAGTGCGTCACCAGCGCCTCGCCATCGATCATGCCGGCAAAGGTTTCGAGGAAAGTCGCATCGGCCACCAGCGACAGGCGCGCCGCATCCCCCGCGCTCGCTTCGCGAATGGCGATATCGGGTCGGGCGGTTGCGCTCATGCCGCTCCGATCACGCCGCGATCGTAAAGGGTTCGAGCCCGGCGAGCTGCATATCGGCCTCGACCTCAGGCACGGTGCGCGGCGTCACGCCTTCGACCGCGCGCGCCATCGCCGCGATGTGATCGGGCGTCGATCCGCAGCAGCCGCCCAGCGCGTTGATGCGCCTGTTCTCGGCCCATACGCGCGTCAGCGATGCGGTCGTCTCGGGCAGTTCGTCATATTCGCCGAGATCGTTGGGGAGGCCTGCATTGGGATAGGCCATCAGATAGGTGTCGGCGATATCGGACAGCAGCTGGACATGCGGGCGCAGCTGTTCCGCGCCGAAGCTGCAATTCAGCCCGATCGTCAGCGGCTTGGCGTGGCGCACGGTATACCAGAACGCCTCCACAGTATGGCCCGACAGGTTGCGGCCCGACAGGTCGGTCAGCGTCAGCGAGATCATCAGCGGGATATCGGTACCGAGTTCGCGTTCGAGCTGCTTGACCGCCATGATCGCGGCCTTGCAATTCAGCGTGTCGAACACCGTCTCGATCAGGATGAAATCCGCCCCGCCCTCGATCAGGGCGGCGCATTGTTCGCGGTAGACATCGACGATGGTGTCGAAATCGACCTCGCGAAAGCCGGGGTCCTCGACATCGGGGGAGAGCGAAAGCGTCTTGTTGGTCGGCCCCACCGCGCCCGCGACGAAGCGGGGGATGCCGTCCTTCGCGCTCCGCTCGTCGACCGCCTCGCGGATGATGCGCGCGGCGGACACGTTGATGTCACGCACCAGCCCTTCCGCGCCGTAATCGGCCTGGCTGATGCGATTGGCGTTGAAGGTGTTGGTGGCGAGGATATGCGCGCCCGCATCGATATAGCTGTCGCAGATCTTTCGGATGACCTGCGGCTGGGTCAGATTGACGAGATCGTTATTGCCCTTCTGGTCATGATTCAGCCCGGTATCGCCCGCATAATCCTCGGGCGAGAGCTTCGCGCGCTGGATTTCGGTGCCGTAGGGGCCGTCCTTGATCAGGATGCGCGCCTTGGCGGCCGTTTCGAAGTCTTCGCGTTTGGTCATGTGTCGGCTTTCGGGCGCAGGCCGAGCATATGGCAGATGGCATAGCTCAGCTCGGCGCGGTTGAGAGTGTAGAAATGGAACTGGCGCACGCCGCCCGCATAGAGACGACGGCAGAGTTCGGCGGCGATGGTGGCGCTGACCAGCTGGCGCGCTTCGGGTTTTTCATCGAGGCCTTCGAACAGCCCCTCCATCCAGTGCGGGATCGCCGTGCCGCACAGGCCGGACATCTTCTGTACCGCGGCGAAGCTCATCACCGGCATGATGCCCGGCACGATCTCCCCCTCGATCCCCGCCGCCGCCGCGCGGTCGCGAAAATCGAAGAAACATTCCGGCTCGAAGAAGAATTGCGTGATCGCGCGCGTCGCGCCCGCGTCGAACTTGGCCTTGAGATTGTCGAGATCCGCCTGGCGATCTTTCGAATCGGGATGCATCTCGGGATAGGCGGCGGCCGAAATCTCGAAATCGCCGACCTTCTTCAATCCCTTGATGAGATCGACCGCGTTCTCGTAGCCGCCGGGATGGGGCGCATAACCCGCCTCGCTATCGGGCGCATCGCCGCGCAGGGCGACGATATGGCGGATGCCCTCCTCCCAGTAATGCCGGGCCACCGCATCGACCTCCTCGCGCGTCGCGGCGACGCAGGTGAGGTGGGCAGCGGCGGGAATCTGGGCCTCGTTCTGAATGCGGACGACCTGTTCGTGCGTGCGCTCGCGCGTCGACCCGCCCGCGCCATAGGTCACCGATACGAAACGCGGATCGAGCGGCTTCAGCGTCTCGACACTCTGCCACAGCGTTTCGGCCATCTTCTCGCTCTTGGGCGGGAAGAATTCGAAGCTGACCTCGATATCGCCAACAAGGTCGGAAAACATCGGCGCTTCCAGAGCGCGCTGCGCTTCGCGCATCTGATCGAGCGTGGGGCTCATGACGCCGCCGCCGTTCTGGCGGGCAGGTTTTCGTCCGCCGCGAGGGCTATCCATATCTTGACCACCAGGGTTCCTCCGTCGAGCGATAGGGGGGGCTGCTGCGCCAGTCCCGCATCCGTCAGCAGCGTCTGCATCTGCGCATCCGAGAATCCGAGGCGGGCATGGGCGTGGCGTTCGCGCAATTCCTCGTGCCGATGGGCCGCGAAATCGACGATCGCGACCTTGCCGCCGGGCCTCAGGACCCGCGCGGCCTCGGCGATGGCGAGCGCGGGGTCCTGCGCGAAATGCAGCACCTGATGGAACAGGACCGTGTCGAAACTCGCATCGTTGAAGGGCAGCTGGGCGAAATCGCCCTGCACCAGCTCGACCCGCTCGGTCGGAAGATGCTGCAATTTGGCACGCGCGACGCGTAGCATGGCGAGGCTCTTATCGAGCGCGACGATCCGCTCGGCGGAGCGTGCGAACAGCTCCGCCATCCGGC
This genomic interval carries:
- a CDS encoding homocysteine S-methyltransferase family protein translates to MTKREDFETAAKARILIKDGPYGTEIQRAKLSPEDYAGDTGLNHDQKGNNDLVNLTQPQVIRKICDSYIDAGAHILATNTFNANRISQADYGAEGLVRDINVSAARIIREAVDERSAKDGIPRFVAGAVGPTNKTLSLSPDVEDPGFREVDFDTIVDVYREQCAALIEGGADFILIETVFDTLNCKAAIMAVKQLERELGTDIPLMISLTLTDLSGRNLSGHTVEAFWYTVRHAKPLTIGLNCSFGAEQLRPHVQLLSDIADTYLMAYPNAGLPNDLGEYDELPETTASLTRVWAENRRINALGGCCGSTPDHIAAMARAVEGVTPRTVPEVEADMQLAGLEPFTIAA
- the metF gene encoding methylenetetrahydrofolate reductase [NAD(P)H] codes for the protein MSPTLDQMREAQRALEAPMFSDLVGDIEVSFEFFPPKSEKMAETLWQSVETLKPLDPRFVSVTYGAGGSTRERTHEQVVRIQNEAQIPAAAHLTCVAATREEVDAVARHYWEEGIRHIVALRGDAPDSEAGYAPHPGGYENAVDLIKGLKKVGDFEISAAAYPEMHPDSKDRQADLDNLKAKFDAGATRAITQFFFEPECFFDFRDRAAAAGIEGEIVPGIMPVMSFAAVQKMSGLCGTAIPHWMEGLFEGLDEKPEARQLVSATIAAELCRRLYAGGVRQFHFYTLNRAELSYAICHMLGLRPKADT